From Bifidobacterium sp. ESL0790, one genomic window encodes:
- a CDS encoding ATP-binding protein yields MRAIGSDTQTCEVKESVSKIPATLVETLSAFSNGDGGIIILGISERKGFTPAPKFNAKSMRDALISQCNKLTPIVRPTVKILPFENAQIVYAQVPEILPKDKPCYITTRGCYQGSFIRTGDGDMRLSSYEVDRLLEEHSQPDFDDDIVPTATIDDLDTQLLSAFLSRQRELHPRILGTKDDESILLDLHVIRQDNRKQVRPTLAGLMALGKFPQRFFPRLNVTFTAFPGTTKTERTSDGKRFLDTQTIIGPIPIMVADTLTALQRNTRTGAVIEGAFRKDVPDYPVGAVREAVSNALMHRDYSPDARGSQVQVNLFADRLEILNPGGLFGAVTVRTLGHDGVSASRNQWLSNILETTPYPDGGYVVENRGTGYREIEDQLQHALMSPPRPKDAIAYFSLTMDKRHITASESSQRSDTDIDHAILEMLNKQGSVSAKELTHASGLSKTTVNNHLQKLIAQKVVEPTEPTRSPKQRYRLGRRLGR; encoded by the coding sequence AGCGTCTCGAAAATACCAGCCACGCTCGTGGAGACCCTCTCGGCCTTCTCGAACGGCGACGGCGGCATCATCATCCTAGGTATCTCCGAGCGCAAGGGATTTACCCCAGCACCGAAGTTCAATGCGAAATCCATGCGAGACGCTCTGATATCGCAATGCAATAAACTCACACCCATCGTGCGCCCCACGGTCAAGATACTGCCATTCGAAAACGCGCAAATCGTCTACGCTCAAGTCCCCGAAATCCTTCCGAAAGACAAGCCCTGCTATATCACCACCCGCGGTTGCTATCAAGGCTCTTTCATCAGGACGGGTGACGGCGACATGAGGCTGAGCTCCTACGAGGTCGACCGCCTTCTCGAGGAGCATTCCCAGCCGGATTTCGATGACGACATTGTGCCCACCGCTACCATCGACGACCTTGACACCCAACTGCTTTCGGCTTTCCTCAGCCGGCAACGCGAACTGCATCCGCGCATCCTGGGCACCAAAGATGACGAAAGCATCCTTCTGGACCTCCATGTCATCCGTCAAGACAACAGGAAACAAGTGCGACCGACCCTGGCCGGGCTCATGGCGTTAGGGAAATTCCCGCAGCGGTTTTTCCCTCGTCTCAACGTAACTTTCACCGCCTTCCCCGGCACAACCAAAACGGAACGAACCAGCGACGGCAAGCGCTTCCTCGACACCCAAACCATCATCGGCCCCATACCGATCATGGTCGCCGACACACTCACGGCCCTGCAACGAAACACCAGGACGGGCGCGGTCATCGAGGGGGCCTTCCGCAAAGATGTTCCCGATTACCCTGTCGGGGCGGTCAGAGAGGCGGTTTCGAACGCACTGATGCACCGGGATTATTCACCCGATGCGCGCGGCTCGCAAGTCCAAGTGAATCTATTCGCCGACCGATTGGAGATACTCAATCCCGGCGGTCTTTTCGGAGCCGTGACGGTTCGCACTTTGGGTCACGATGGCGTTTCGGCCTCGCGCAACCAATGGCTCTCCAATATTCTCGAGACGACACCCTACCCGGATGGCGGATATGTGGTCGAAAACCGCGGAACTGGTTATCGTGAGATAGAGGATCAGCTGCAGCACGCGCTGATGTCTCCGCCCCGTCCGAAGGACGCCATCGCATACTTCAGCCTGACTATGGATAAGCGGCACATCACCGCTAGCGAATCCTCGCAACGCTCGGACACCGATATCGACCATGCGATTCTGGAAATGCTGAACAAGCAAGGCTCGGTTTCCGCCAAAGAGCTGACCCACGCATCGGGACTTTCGAAAACCACCGTCAACAACCATCTGCAAAAGCTCATCGCGCAGAAAGTGGTCGAGCCCACGGAACCGACCAGAAGCCCGAAGCAACGCTATAGGCTCGGGCGACGGCTCGGGCGATGA